The following are from one region of the Indicator indicator isolate 239-I01 chromosome 14, UM_Iind_1.1, whole genome shotgun sequence genome:
- the HCFC2 gene encoding host cell factor 2, with protein sequence MAAAAAGLSWRRVSSFTGPVPRSRHGHRAVAIRELVIIFGGGNEGIADELHVYNTVTNQWFLPAVRGDIPPGCAAHGFVCDGTRILVFGGMVEYGRYSNDLYELQASRWLWKKVKPQAPSTGSPPCPRLGHSFSLYGNKCYLFGGLANESEDSNNNVPRYLNDFYELELQHGSGVVGWSIPVTKGILPSPRESHTAIVYCRKDIGSPKMYIFGGMCGCRLNDLWELDIETMTWSRPETKGTVPLPRSLHTANVIGNKMYIFGGWVPQSTGGEISTHDGEWKCTGSFSYLNLDTTEWIGLISDGQEDKSNSLPGPRAGHCAVAVGTRLYIWSGRDGYRKAWNNQVCCKDLWYLDTEKPPAPSQVQLIRATTNSFQVKWDEVPTVEGYLLQLHADSPVPSVAGIPATGVSETSVLSSQGGSSLHQSPQSLPSVPYPEVKVDHPCPTNNVIPNNVQVSLSSNSLLKVEGKEKVAASENKITQEIVKNHADATGFKESNAPSLLPVCTSSPQTSANVGELHDLDKRTVNPDASVSSTVSSTQSMVTQQAVKTESSSTNGAVVKDETSLTTFNSKSEAAETACTMPSTRVNAGQTNDSHSSKPPQRQMAPVKTRDRQWYDVGIFKNNSAVVSQFYLLPEETMSVSNKMESANVPDYRLLKKQDLFPGTVYRFRVAAINGCGVGPFSKISEFKTCIPGFPGAPSTVKITKSVDCIHLSWEPPSSPSGNILEYSAYLAIRSTQLQENPSQLVFMRIYCGLKTSCVVTAAQLSNAHVDCTSRPAIVFRISAKNERGYGPATQVRWLQGKVSVRRSI encoded by the exons ATGGCGGCGGCCGCCGCTGGACTGAGCTGGAGGCGGGTGTCTTCCTTCACGGGGCCGGTGCCGCGCTCCCGCCACGGGCACCGCGCGGTAGCCATCCGCGAGCTGGTCATTATCTTCGGGGGCGGCAACGAGGGCATCGCCGACGAGCTGCACGTCTACAACACCG TTACAAATCAATGGTTCCTTCCTGCTGTAAGGGGAGATATTcctccaggctgtgcagcacatGGATTTGTTTGTGATGGTACCAGAATACTAGTTTTTGGAGGAATGGTGGAATATGGAAGATACAGTAATGATTTATATGAATTGCAG GCAAGTCGATGGCTCTGGAAAAAAGTAAAACCTCAAGCTCCTTCCACTGGATCACCACCATGTCCTCGACTTGGCCACAGCTTTTCTTTATATGGTAACAAGTGCTATTTATTTGGTGGCCTGGCAAATGAAAGTGAGGATTCAAATAATAATGTTCCCAG ATACTTAAATGATTTCTATGAATTGGAGCTGCAACATGGTTCTGGCGTTGTCGGCTGGAGTATTCCTGTGACCAAAGGGATCTTGCCATCTCCTCGAGAATCTCACACAGCCATTGTGTACTGCAGAAAAGATATAGGAAGTCCAAAGATGTATATTTTTGGAGGGATGTGTGGCTGTCGGCTTAATGATCTCTGGGAACTTGACATAG aaACCATGACCTGGTCAAGACCAGAAACTAAAGGGACAGTACCACTTCCTCGCAGTCTCCATACAGCCAATGTAATAGGAAACAA aaTGTATATTTTTGGTGGATGGGTTCCACAGTCAACAGGAGGTGAAATTTCTACTCATGATGGTGAATGGAAATGCACTGGTTCATTCTCTTACCTTAATTTGG ATACCACAGAATGGATAGGTCTGATCTCAGATGGCCAGGAGGACAAAAGTAACTCATTACCAGGTCCAAGAGCAGGACACTGTGCTGTAGCAGTTGGCACTCGTCTGTATATCTGGAGTGGTAGAGATGGTTACAGAAAAGCTTGGAACAATCAAGTTTGCTGCAAAGATCTTTGGTACCTTGATACTG AGAAACCCCCAGCACCATCACAGGTACAGCTGATTAGAGCTACAACCAACTCTTTTCAAGTGAAATGGGATGAAGTACCTACAGTTGAAGGATATCTTCTTCAGTTACATGCTGACTCACCAGTGCCATCAGTGGCTGGAATACCTGCTACTGGGGTTTCTGAGACATCAGTGCTGAGTTCACAAG GTGGCTCTTCTCTACATCAGAGTCCACAATCATTGCCTAGTGTCCCTTATCCAGAAGTGAAGGTGGATCATCCCTGCCCGACAAATAATGTCATTCCTAATAAT GTCCAAGTTTCCCTTTCGTCCAACTCATTATTAAaagtagaaggaaaagaaaaggttgCAGCATCTGAAAACAAGATTACACAGGAGATTGTGAAAAACCATGCAGATGCTACAGGATTTAAGGAGTCAAATGCCCCATCTCTTTTGCCTGTTTGTACTTCAA gtcctCAGACTTCAGCAAATGTAGGTGAATTACATGACTTGGACAAACGAACTGTAAATCCTGATGCTTCTGTATCCAGTACTGTCTCCAGCACACAATCTATGGTAACCCAGCAGGCTGTTAAAACTGAATCATCAAGTACAAATGGGGCAGTTGTTAAAGATGAAACTTCACTAACAACATTCAATTCAAAATCTGAAG CTGCTGAAACTGCTTGTACCATGCCTTCGACAAGGGTCAATGCTGGACAGACAAATGATTCACACTCCTCT AAACCTCCACAAAGACAGATGGCTCCAGTAAAAACAAGAGACCGGCAGTGGTATGATGTTGGAATTTTTAAGAACAACAGTGCTGTGGTGAGCCAGTTCTACTTGCTCCCAGAGGAAACAATGAGCGTCTCTAACAAG ATGGAAAGTGCAAATGTACCAGACTACAGGTTACTCAAGAAACAGGATCTTTTTCCAGGCACAGTGTACAGGTTCAGAGTTGCTGCAATTAATGGCTGTGGTGTTGGGCCTTTCAGTAAAATCAGTGAATTCAAAACTTGCATTCCGGGTTTTCCTGGAGCACCCTCAACAGTCAAAATCACCAAG AGTGTAGACTGTATTCATTTATCTTGGGAGCCTCCTTCATCACCCTCTGGAAATATTTTAGAATATTCCGCCTACTTGGCAATCCGATCCACACAATTACAGGAAAATCCAAGTCAGCTTGTATTTATGAGGATATACTGTGGTCTTAAAACCTCATGTGTAGTGACTGCTGCCCAGCTTTCCAATGCTCATGTTGATTGCACTTCCCGACCTGCTATAGTGTTCAGAATTTCTGCAAAGAATGAGAGAGGATATGGACCAGCCACACAAGTTCGATGGCTTCAAGGTAAAGTCAGTGTCAGACGCAGTATTTAA
- the GLT8D2 gene encoding glycosyltransferase 8 domain-containing protein 2 translates to MALLKKINQILLLLLVLTVCAILYNKVHQVPSALKNETVDLESPEETEEEIPVVVCAAAGRMGATVAAISSIYSNTEANVLFYIVGLKTTIPHIRKWIENSKLKEIKFKVVEFNPMVLKGKIRQDASRPELLQPLNFVRFYLPLLIQKHEKVIYLDDDIIVQGDIQELYDTKLAPGHAAAFSDDCDLPSTHEMVRSVGMQNTYMGFLDYRKQAIRDLGISPSTCSFNPGVIVANMTEWKHQRITKQLEKWMQRNVEENLYSSTLGGGVATSPMLIVFHGKYSAINPMWHIRHLGWSPDTRYSEHFLQEAKLLHWNGRYKPWDYPSVHTDLWENWFIPDPSGKFKLTRPDS, encoded by the exons ATGGctcttttaaagaaaa TTAACCAGATCTTGCTGTTACTTCTTGTCTTAACTGTGTGTGCCATTCTGTATAACAAAGTTCACCAAGTGCCATCTGCGCTAAAGAATGAAACAG TTGATTTGGAGAGTCCTGAAGAAACGGAAGAAGAAATCCCAGTCGTAGTCTGCGCCGCTGCAGGCAGAATGGGTGCAACTGTAGCAGCTATCAGTAGCATCTACAGCAACACAGAGGCTAATGTTTTGTTCTACATAGTTGGGCTGAAGACTACCATCCCACATATTCG AAAATGGATTGAAAATTCTaagctgaaagaaataaaatttaaggtTGTGGAATTCAACCCTATGGTACTAAAAGGAAAAATCAGACAAGATGCATCACGTCCTGAGCTACTGCAACCT CTGAACTTCGTTCGATTTTATCTTCCTTTGCTTATCCAGAAACATGAAAAAGTAATATATTTGGATGATGATATCATTGTTCAAG GTGACATCCAGGAACTCTACGATACTAAGTTGgctcctggacatgctgcagcttTCTCAGATGACTGTGATCTGCCTTCTACTCATGAAATGGTTAGAAGTGTAGGGATGCAG AACACGTACATGGGGTTCCTGGACTACAGAAAGCAAGCGATTAGAGATCTTGGCATCAGCCCCAGCACCTGCTCCTTTAATCCTGGAGTAATTGTTGCTAACATGACTGAATGGAAACATCAACGGATTACAAAGCAGTTGGAAAAGTGGATGCAAAGAAATGTAGA GGAAAACCTCTATAGCAGCACCCTTGGGGGAGGCGTGGCAACCTCTCCAATGCTGATAGTATTTCATGGAAAGTATTCTGCTATTAATCCTATGTGGCACATAAGGCATCTTG GTTGGAGTCCTGATACCCGTTACTCAGAGCATTTTCTTCAAGAAGCTAAATTACTTCATTGGAATGGGAGATACAAACCTTGGGACTATCCCAGCGTTCACACTGATCTCTGGGAAAACTGGTTTATTCCTGACCCTTCAGGGAAGTTCAAATTAACTCGTCCTGATAGCTGA